A single window of Hymenobacter sp. APR13 DNA harbors:
- a CDS encoding ferritin-like domain-containing protein, protein MNLFQIISEIEKVDPEIVDRLTHRRSALTLLGDISKKFALAAAPIAIGSAFNKAMGQQTLNSVNDVFNFALLLEYLEEDFYVQALAAPTLAATLTNGSAARNAIQTIKNHETAHVTLLKTALGSNANPRPASFNFGAAFATYASFLTFAQAFEDTGVRAYKGQATKIKAAGNPNNYLQTALQIHSVEARHASHIRVMRRAAAAGGINQLGWITNAEANGAPAAVYGAGNPATTFPAESNLVQAGLTLTSVGGNTYTAAEVSEAFDEGLDNTTVVAIARSAATF, encoded by the coding sequence ATGAACCTGTTTCAAATCATTTCCGAGATAGAGAAGGTAGATCCTGAAATTGTGGATCGCCTCACCCATCGCCGCAGCGCCCTTACCTTGCTCGGCGACATCAGCAAGAAATTTGCGCTGGCTGCGGCGCCTATCGCCATCGGCTCGGCCTTCAACAAGGCCATGGGCCAGCAGACGCTGAACTCTGTCAATGACGTGTTCAACTTCGCGCTGCTGCTCGAGTACCTGGAAGAAGACTTCTATGTGCAGGCTTTGGCAGCACCAACTCTGGCTGCTACGCTCACCAACGGTAGCGCTGCCCGCAACGCCATCCAGACCATCAAGAACCACGAAACGGCCCACGTAACGCTGCTGAAGACCGCTCTTGGTTCTAATGCCAACCCACGTCCGGCCAGCTTCAACTTCGGTGCTGCCTTCGCTACCTACGCCTCGTTCCTGACGTTCGCTCAGGCCTTCGAAGACACCGGTGTACGCGCCTACAAAGGCCAGGCTACCAAAATCAAAGCAGCCGGTAACCCCAACAACTACCTGCAGACCGCGCTGCAGATTCACTCGGTAGAAGCTCGTCACGCTTCGCACATCCGAGTAATGCGCCGCGCCGCTGCTGCCGGTGGCATCAACCAGTTGGGCTGGATCACCAACGCTGAAGCCAACGGCGCTCCGGCTGCTGTATATGGTGCCGGCAACCCCGCTACCACGTTCCCAGCAGAGAGCAACTTGGTGCAGGCCGGTCTCACGCTGACCTCGGTAGGTGGCAACACCTACACAGCCGCTGAAGTGAGCGAAGCCTTCGACGAAGGTCTTGACAACACGACGGTAGTAGCTATTGCCCGTTCGGCCGCTACATTCTAA
- a CDS encoding ferritin-like domain-containing protein yields the protein MSNNLKKGGEEADFTKPLHVPIQRRSFFMYAGATAGATALLLSGCDDDDDNSTTPAGTVSLGSGDVGVLNYAYALEQLEAAFYAQVVANFYTGVTADERTALTAIAKHEAIHRDFLKAAIPAASVIPALTPDFSKVTFSDRTSVLSTAKTFEDLGVAAYNGAGSLIKSDDYLLLAGKIVSVEARHAAAIRDMISNGTFADSTAVDANGLDGAMTVAQVLAAAQPFIKEKLNGDNVGK from the coding sequence ATGTCCAACAACCTCAAAAAAGGTGGCGAAGAGGCTGATTTCACTAAGCCGCTTCACGTTCCGATTCAGCGCCGTTCGTTCTTCATGTATGCTGGTGCCACTGCTGGTGCTACCGCCCTGCTGCTTTCGGGCTGCGACGATGATGATGACAACTCTACCACCCCCGCTGGCACGGTAAGCCTGGGTTCGGGCGACGTGGGTGTACTGAACTACGCTTATGCGCTGGAGCAGTTGGAAGCCGCTTTCTATGCCCAAGTAGTAGCTAATTTCTACACCGGCGTCACGGCCGATGAGCGCACAGCTTTGACGGCCATTGCCAAGCATGAAGCCATTCACCGTGACTTCCTGAAAGCGGCCATTCCAGCAGCCAGCGTAATCCCAGCCCTGACCCCTGACTTCAGCAAGGTTACTTTCTCTGACCGCACGTCGGTTCTGAGCACGGCTAAAACGTTCGAAGACCTGGGTGTAGCTGCCTACAACGGTGCCGGCTCCCTCATCAAGTCCGACGACTACCTGCTGCTGGCTGGCAAAATTGTTTCGGTAGAAGCTCGCCACGCAGCCGCTATCCGCGACATGATCAGCAACGGCACGTTTGCTGACAGCACGGCCGTAGACGCCAACGGCCTCGATGGTGCCATGACTGTGGCCCAGGTACTGGCCGCCGCACAGCCTTTCATCAAGGAAAAGCTCAACGGCGACAACGTCGGCAAATAA
- a CDS encoding BatD family protein yields the protein MELELGRATFPVTEYFTISFRLSGAPLERYSAFPDLEGFKKSGKSSTTTTRIVEGRTTTELTITQRYAAYAEGEYTIRPFSMTVNGQVARSAGATLTVGPAPTAATAPPPAGSAPQGIGLMDLLFGKPKPQEYVEPKDNAFLALVPDKTSVYVGEGVHVGLYFYLTPSDQGLLDFYNFPGQLPGILRQLRQRTAWEESFNEQEIVPEPVTMGGKPFLRYRLYEAEYYPLNSEPLIFGEVALQMVKYRLAKKPAEGLDNRMEGYKTYRTAARTIAVKPLPPHPLRDQVAVGSYQLREAIDRTAFRTGQAFTYTFGVEGEGNLAALNAPVVQPRTGLEVYGPDVQQELTRQAGRVGGRKVFRYRLVARQPGVLPLDSLLQLVYFDPETGRYDTLQPELRPTVRGAVRTELPFRARTDDPYYQAVLFEASNRLQPLDAYRDVRRYATYILAGLLVVASWGWWQAKR from the coding sequence GTGGAGCTGGAGCTGGGCCGCGCCACTTTTCCGGTGACGGAATACTTCACCATCAGCTTTAGGCTGAGTGGAGCGCCGCTGGAGCGGTATTCGGCCTTCCCCGACCTAGAGGGTTTCAAGAAAAGCGGCAAGTCCAGCACCACCACCACGCGCATTGTGGAGGGCCGCACCACCACCGAGCTGACCATCACGCAGCGCTACGCCGCCTACGCCGAGGGCGAGTACACCATCAGGCCGTTTTCGATGACTGTGAACGGGCAGGTGGCGCGTTCGGCCGGCGCCACGCTCACGGTGGGCCCAGCCCCAACGGCCGCCACGGCCCCGCCACCCGCCGGCAGCGCGCCGCAGGGCATCGGCTTAATGGATCTGCTGTTTGGCAAGCCCAAGCCGCAGGAGTACGTGGAGCCCAAAGACAACGCCTTTCTGGCCCTGGTGCCCGACAAAACCAGCGTCTACGTAGGCGAGGGCGTGCACGTGGGGCTGTACTTCTACCTCACGCCTTCTGACCAGGGGCTGCTGGATTTCTACAACTTTCCGGGACAGCTGCCGGGCATTCTGCGCCAGCTCCGGCAGCGCACGGCCTGGGAGGAGTCGTTCAACGAGCAGGAGATTGTGCCGGAGCCGGTGACGATGGGCGGCAAGCCGTTTCTGCGCTATCGGCTCTACGAAGCCGAGTATTATCCGCTGAACAGCGAGCCGCTGATTTTTGGAGAAGTAGCGCTGCAGATGGTGAAGTACCGCCTGGCCAAAAAGCCGGCTGAGGGCCTCGATAACCGGATGGAAGGCTACAAAACCTACCGCACCGCCGCCCGCACCATTGCCGTGAAGCCGCTGCCGCCGCACCCGCTGCGCGACCAGGTGGCGGTGGGCAGCTACCAACTGCGCGAGGCCATCGACCGGACTGCGTTCCGGACCGGGCAGGCCTTCACCTACACGTTTGGGGTGGAAGGCGAAGGCAACCTGGCCGCCCTCAATGCGCCGGTGGTGCAGCCCCGGACCGGCCTGGAAGTGTACGGCCCCGACGTGCAGCAGGAGCTGACCCGGCAGGCCGGTCGGGTAGGGGGGCGCAAGGTGTTCCGCTACCGGCTGGTGGCGCGCCAGCCGGGTGTGCTGCCGCTGGACAGCCTGCTGCAGCTGGTGTATTTCGACCCCGAAACCGGCCGCTACGATACGCTGCAGCCGGAGCTGCGGCCCACCGTGCGCGGCGCAGTCCGAACTGAGCTGCCCTTCCGCGCCCGCACCGACGACCCATATTACCAGGCCGTGCTCTTCGAGGCAAGCAACCGCCTGCAGCCGCTGGACGCCTACCGCGACGTGCGCCGCTACGCCACCTACATCCTGGCCGGGTTGCTGGTGGTGGCCAGCTGGGGCTGGTGGCAGGCTAAGAGGTGA
- the aroC gene encoding chorismate synthase: MNSFGSLFRITTFGESHGPGIGVVIDGCPAGLAVATDDIQAALDRRRPGQSDLTTPRQEADRVEVQSGIFQGQTTGTPISLYIRNQDQASHDYSHIEHAYRPSHADYTYDQKYGRRDYRGGGRSSARETAARVAAGAVAQQFLNQHGIRVQSYVSQVGAVAVPVGYEQLDLSLIDSNPVRCPHPETAERMTELIRQTRDRHDTVGGLVTGVLTGVPAGLGEPVFDKLHSELGRAMLGINAVKGFEYGSGFAGTLLFGSEHNDPFYTDETGQVRTRTNHSGGIQGGISNGQDIYFRVAFKPVATILQPQATINDQGEAISLAGRGRHDPCVLPRAVPIVDAMSSLVLADMLLRARANRV, from the coding sequence ATGAATTCTTTCGGCTCACTGTTTCGCATTACCACGTTTGGAGAATCGCACGGGCCGGGCATTGGGGTGGTGATTGATGGCTGTCCGGCCGGGCTGGCGGTGGCTACCGACGACATTCAGGCGGCGCTGGACCGGCGCCGCCCCGGCCAGAGCGACCTGACCACCCCGCGCCAGGAAGCCGACCGGGTGGAAGTGCAGTCGGGCATTTTCCAGGGGCAGACCACGGGCACGCCTATCAGCCTCTACATCCGCAACCAGGACCAGGCCAGCCACGATTACTCGCACATCGAGCACGCCTACCGCCCTTCGCACGCCGACTACACCTACGACCAGAAGTACGGCCGGCGCGACTACCGCGGTGGCGGCCGCAGCTCGGCCCGCGAAACGGCCGCCCGCGTGGCCGCCGGGGCCGTGGCGCAGCAGTTTCTGAATCAGCACGGCATTCGGGTGCAGAGCTACGTGTCGCAGGTGGGGGCGGTGGCCGTGCCGGTGGGCTACGAGCAGCTGGACCTGAGCCTCATCGACTCCAACCCGGTGCGCTGCCCACACCCCGAAACCGCCGAGCGCATGACCGAGCTGATCCGCCAGACCCGCGACCGGCACGACACGGTAGGCGGCCTCGTGACGGGCGTGCTGACGGGCGTGCCGGCCGGCCTCGGCGAGCCGGTGTTCGACAAGCTGCATTCCGAGCTGGGCCGTGCTATGCTGGGCATCAACGCCGTAAAGGGCTTCGAGTACGGCTCCGGCTTTGCCGGCACGCTGCTGTTCGGCTCCGAGCACAACGACCCGTTCTACACCGACGAAACCGGCCAGGTGCGGACCCGCACCAACCATTCGGGCGGAATTCAGGGCGGCATCTCCAACGGGCAGGATATCTACTTCCGCGTAGCCTTCAAGCCCGTGGCCACCATTCTGCAGCCCCAGGCCACCATCAACGACCAGGGCGAGGCCATCAGCCTGGCCGGCCGCGGCCGCCACGACCCCTGCGTGCTGCCCCGCGCCGTGCCCATCGTGGATGCCATGTCCAGCCTCGTGCTGGCCGATATGCTGCTGCGCGCCCGCGCCAACCGGGTGTAG
- the nhaA gene encoding Na+/H+ antiporter NhaA produces the protein MAVPQLVRPLVRPFTEFFRREAAGGIMLMASAVLALLLANTSWGPAAYFPQIWEKHLKLSLNGVVLDMSLAHWINDGLMSVFFLIVGLEIKREVMEGELSEWRQAALPIAGALGGMLLPALLYFLVNRGLPTQNGWGIPMATDIAFALAVLQLLGPRVPLGLKVFLTALAIVDDLGAVLVIAGFYTTNLDLTYLLLALGTWALLLNLNFLGARSLAIYLPLGVLLWFFMHQSGIHATLAGVLLALAIPARIGKGRPEILLMLNDRLGMLQHEVHGAEANPRIISEELEYLSDAISSPAQKLEQRLHSVVAFGIIPLFAFANTSLIIDAGVFGQLLSPLGLGILLGLVVGKPLGIGALSWLSVRLGWASLPAGVTWRHLWGAGVLGGIGFTMSLFITLLALGEHSAGEPVAKVAILSASFISGTVGFLLLRSAPAAPGA, from the coding sequence ATGGCTGTTCCTCAACTTGTGCGTCCGCTGGTGCGGCCTTTTACGGAGTTTTTTCGGCGCGAAGCTGCCGGCGGCATCATGCTGATGGCCAGCGCCGTGCTGGCGTTGCTGCTGGCCAATACCAGCTGGGGACCGGCCGCCTACTTTCCGCAGATCTGGGAAAAGCACCTGAAACTCTCGCTCAACGGTGTGGTACTCGACATGAGCTTGGCGCACTGGATCAACGACGGGCTGATGAGCGTGTTTTTCCTGATTGTGGGGCTGGAAATCAAGCGCGAGGTGATGGAAGGCGAGCTATCCGAATGGCGGCAGGCGGCCCTGCCGATTGCGGGGGCGCTGGGCGGCATGCTGCTGCCGGCGCTGCTCTACTTCCTGGTAAACCGCGGCCTGCCCACCCAGAACGGCTGGGGCATCCCGATGGCCACCGATATTGCCTTTGCGCTGGCCGTGCTGCAACTGCTGGGGCCGCGCGTGCCGCTGGGCCTCAAGGTGTTCCTCACGGCTCTGGCCATCGTCGATGATTTGGGCGCGGTGCTGGTTATTGCCGGCTTCTACACCACCAACCTCGACCTGACCTACCTGCTGCTGGCGCTGGGCACGTGGGCACTGTTGCTGAATCTGAATTTCCTGGGCGCGCGCAGTCTGGCTATTTACCTGCCGCTGGGCGTGCTGCTCTGGTTTTTCATGCACCAGTCGGGCATTCATGCCACGCTGGCGGGCGTGCTGCTGGCGCTGGCCATTCCGGCCCGCATTGGGAAGGGGCGCCCCGAAATCCTGCTGATGCTGAACGACCGGCTGGGCATGCTGCAGCACGAGGTGCACGGGGCCGAGGCCAATCCGCGCATCATCAGCGAGGAGCTGGAGTACCTCTCGGACGCCATCAGCTCGCCGGCCCAGAAGCTGGAGCAGCGCCTGCACTCGGTGGTGGCGTTTGGCATCATTCCGCTGTTTGCCTTCGCCAACACCAGCCTCATCATTGATGCCGGTGTGTTCGGGCAGCTGCTTTCGCCGCTGGGGCTGGGCATTCTGCTGGGGCTGGTGGTGGGCAAGCCGCTAGGAATCGGGGCGCTGTCGTGGCTGAGCGTGCGGCTAGGCTGGGCCTCGCTGCCGGCCGGCGTTACGTGGCGGCACCTGTGGGGCGCCGGCGTGCTGGGTGGCATTGGCTTCACGATGTCGTTGTTTATTACGCTGCTGGCGCTGGGCGAGCATTCGGCCGGCGAGCCGGTGGCCAAAGTGGCCATTTTGAGCGCCTCCTTTATATCGGGCACCGTGGGCTTCCTGCTGTTGCGCAGCGCGCCGGCCGCTCCCGGCGCCTGA
- a CDS encoding NifU family protein has protein sequence MAEQLTAPAGPVSIYAEASPNPESMKFVLNAQLLADGVSVDYPNLEAAANSPLAQELFNFDYVGRVFIAQNFVTVTKTTDHQWAQLIPELRTFLKSYVEASGPIFTVDPAAEQKAAQQAAASGSANSSEADQQTSQKIIDLLDNYVRPAVEQDGGNITFKSYHEGIVTVNLQGSCSGCPSATVTLKSGIENLLKRMVPEVKEVVAEGITAQH, from the coding sequence ATGGCTGAACAACTCACTGCCCCCGCCGGCCCGGTTTCCATCTACGCCGAAGCCTCGCCCAATCCCGAATCCATGAAGTTCGTGCTCAACGCCCAGCTGCTGGCTGATGGCGTAAGCGTGGACTACCCCAACCTCGAAGCCGCGGCCAACTCGCCGCTGGCCCAGGAGCTTTTCAACTTCGATTATGTGGGCCGCGTGTTCATCGCCCAGAACTTCGTTACGGTCACCAAAACCACCGACCACCAGTGGGCCCAGCTCATTCCCGAGCTGCGCACCTTCCTGAAGTCGTACGTGGAAGCCAGCGGCCCGATCTTCACCGTCGACCCCGCTGCCGAGCAGAAAGCCGCCCAGCAGGCCGCCGCCAGCGGCTCGGCCAACTCGTCGGAAGCCGACCAGCAGACCAGCCAGAAAATCATCGACCTGCTCGATAACTACGTGCGCCCCGCCGTGGAGCAGGATGGTGGCAACATCACTTTCAAAAGCTACCACGAAGGCATCGTGACCGTGAACCTGCAGGGTTCGTGCTCGGGCTGCCCTTCGGCCACCGTCACGCTGAAGTCGGGTATCGAGAACCTGCTCAAGCGCATGGTGCCCGAGGTGAAAGAGGTAGTAGCCGAAGGTATTACGGCCCAGCACTAA
- a CDS encoding DUF5777 family beta-barrel protein → MPLLSRFCFCLGWLLLAGWLPATHLQAQNTPPPPDLLGDLERQTTDTLRRELVAATFKGTRIINGHSVETPGGGTLVFLISHRFGTLNSGAYNFFGLDQATIRLGLEYGATDRLTVGIGRSSLDKTYDGFLKYRALRQTTGLHAMPVSVTLFGSSALTSLRYFDGLDHTLPRRLTYTVQALVARRFSPSLSVQLSPTVVHRNLVDTRQQHNDVYALGMSGRQKLSKRTALMLEYYYRLPTSADPSTRNALAAGFDIETGGHVFQLHVTNSQGMIERHFLTQTTGNFFDGDIYFGFNVARNFTLKPRL, encoded by the coding sequence ATGCCACTCCTCTCCCGCTTCTGCTTTTGCCTGGGCTGGCTGCTGCTGGCCGGCTGGCTGCCCGCCACCCACCTGCAGGCCCAGAATACCCCGCCCCCACCTGACCTGCTCGGCGACCTGGAGCGCCAAACCACCGACACGCTGCGGCGCGAGCTGGTGGCGGCCACGTTTAAGGGCACACGCATCATCAACGGGCACTCGGTGGAAACGCCGGGCGGCGGCACACTGGTGTTCCTGATTTCGCACCGGTTCGGCACGCTCAACAGCGGGGCTTACAACTTCTTCGGCCTCGACCAAGCCACCATCCGGCTGGGGCTGGAATACGGCGCCACCGACCGCCTGACGGTGGGCATCGGCCGCAGTTCGCTGGACAAAACCTACGATGGTTTCCTGAAATACCGGGCGCTGCGCCAAACCACCGGCTTGCACGCCATGCCGGTCAGTGTCACGCTGTTTGGTAGCTCGGCCCTCACCTCCTTGCGCTACTTCGATGGCCTCGACCACACGCTGCCGCGCCGACTCACTTACACGGTGCAGGCGCTGGTGGCGCGCCGGTTCAGCCCCAGCCTGTCGGTGCAGTTGAGCCCCACCGTGGTGCACCGCAACCTGGTAGACACGCGCCAGCAGCACAACGATGTGTACGCGCTGGGCATGTCGGGCCGCCAAAAGCTCAGCAAGCGCACCGCCCTGATGCTGGAATACTACTACCGCCTGCCCACGTCCGCCGACCCCAGCACCCGCAACGCGCTGGCCGCGGGCTTCGATATCGAAACCGGCGGGCACGTGTTCCAGCTACACGTTACGAACTCGCAAGGCATGATTGAGCGGCATTTCCTGACCCAGACCACCGGCAACTTCTTCGACGGCGACATTTACTTCGGCTTCAACGTGGCCCGCAACTTCACGCTCAAACCCCGTCTGTAG
- a CDS encoding YceI family protein, which produces MPNCLPSIAGRWGPALLLFLGLLPHLAAGQARFQTRTGLLSFFSASPLEDIEARSQQTAAVLDLNTRQVAFSLPVKSFQFRRTLMQEHFNENYLESDRYPRATFAGRLLALDEEALRAGGARPVTAEGDLTIHGVTRHVQVPGTLELQNGRLRVLATFNVAPADYQIDIPALVRDHIAKVVQVRLDLSCEAVAATAGAPVPSARP; this is translated from the coding sequence ATGCCAAACTGCCTGCCAAGTATTGCCGGTCGTTGGGGGCCGGCGCTCCTGCTGTTTCTGGGGCTGCTGCCGCACCTGGCTGCCGGCCAGGCCCGCTTCCAGACGCGGACTGGCCTGCTGTCCTTCTTTTCGGCCAGCCCACTCGAAGACATTGAGGCCCGCTCGCAGCAAACCGCAGCCGTGCTCGACCTGAACACCCGGCAGGTAGCCTTTTCGCTTCCGGTGAAGTCGTTTCAGTTTCGGCGCACCCTGATGCAGGAGCACTTCAATGAAAACTACCTGGAATCGGACCGCTACCCGCGGGCCACGTTTGCGGGCCGCCTGCTGGCGCTGGACGAGGAAGCCCTCCGGGCCGGCGGCGCCCGGCCCGTGACGGCTGAAGGCGACCTTACCATCCACGGAGTAACGCGGCATGTGCAGGTGCCCGGTACGCTGGAGCTGCAAAACGGCCGCCTACGGGTGCTGGCCACCTTCAATGTAGCCCCGGCCGACTACCAGATTGACATTCCGGCGCTGGTGCGCGACCATATTGCCAAGGTGGTGCAGGTTCGCCTGGACCTGAGCTGCGAGGCCGTAGCGGCCACGGCCGGAGCGCCGGTTCCTTCGGCCCGTCCCTGA
- a CDS encoding outer membrane beta-barrel protein, with the protein MRTPLMSDEELDALARRSAAAYPDELPLGAWQQLENQLVAAAQQRQVQQQVRHRVAELFLLEILLLGFLMIGWQSQQLLQKRRPARPEPLAAIPASVPVSVLGKQQAKSVARRSGRLEPVAAAVSRLPAAAAEMLGRNSHSALALPRAASAGQPQQPATRRQLPLQYLAAGRPYSMTWQATKREDQPSSQAGARQPTTVAEPAVTVLSDSPTATQATPLIAAQDSGRMQPVAALPPASAVAADSIQPRSITAKPVYRLLLGVAVAPELAAVRPRQLAGPSLTAGLVAEYRLTPRWRVRSGVLYSMKRYEARGSDYRPPASYWTWRIPVDRIEADCRIVEIPLDVRYEVRPQPTYSLFASAGLSSFLMRNEQYTYDYSLNGQYLERTWSLARGSNHVLSVLNLSVGCERALGGRWAAQAEPFVKLPLGGVGFGRIQLRSAGLAVGLKYGLLAARP; encoded by the coding sequence ATGCGTACGCCACTCATGTCGGATGAAGAGCTGGACGCGCTGGCCCGGCGCAGCGCCGCGGCGTACCCCGACGAGCTGCCGCTTGGTGCGTGGCAGCAGCTGGAAAACCAGCTGGTTGCCGCCGCCCAGCAGCGGCAGGTGCAGCAGCAGGTCCGGCATCGGGTAGCCGAGCTTTTTTTGCTGGAAATACTGCTGCTAGGCTTTCTGATGATCGGCTGGCAAAGCCAGCAGCTGCTGCAAAAACGGCGTCCGGCGCGGCCGGAACCTCTGGCTGCAATACCAGCCTCCGTGCCGGTTTCTGTGCTGGGTAAGCAGCAGGCGAAATCTGTGGCCCGGCGCTCCGGCCGCTTGGAGCCAGTTGCCGCGGCAGTTTCCCGGTTGCCGGCAGCAGCGGCGGAAATGCTTGGCCGCAATAGCCATTCTGCCCTGGCTCTGCCCCGCGCAGCTTCTGCCGGCCAGCCACAGCAGCCTGCCACACGCCGGCAGTTGCCGTTGCAATATCTGGCAGCCGGCCGGCCGTATAGTATGACTTGGCAGGCCACCAAGCGGGAGGATCAACCCAGTAGCCAGGCCGGGGCGCGGCAACCTACGACGGTGGCAGAGCCTGCGGTTACTGTGCTTTCTGACTCACCGACCGCGACACAAGCTACCCCACTAATAGCCGCACAGGACTCCGGCCGGATGCAGCCGGTGGCGGCCTTGCCACCCGCTTCCGCTGTTGCGGCCGATTCCATCCAGCCTCGTTCTATCACGGCGAAACCTGTGTACCGGCTGCTACTGGGGGTGGCAGTAGCTCCGGAGCTGGCGGCCGTCAGGCCCCGGCAGCTGGCCGGGCCCAGCCTGACGGCCGGGCTGGTGGCCGAGTACCGGCTGACGCCGCGCTGGCGGGTGCGTAGCGGCGTGCTGTATAGCATGAAACGATACGAGGCCCGGGGCTCCGACTACCGCCCCCCCGCCTCCTACTGGACCTGGCGCATCCCCGTTGACCGAATAGAGGCCGACTGCCGCATCGTGGAGATTCCGCTGGATGTGCGCTACGAAGTGCGGCCCCAACCCACGTACTCGCTGTTTGCCAGCGCCGGCCTTTCGTCATTCCTTATGCGCAACGAGCAATACACTTACGACTACAGCCTCAACGGGCAGTATCTGGAGCGCACCTGGAGTTTGGCGCGCGGCAGCAACCATGTGCTGAGCGTGCTCAATCTGTCGGTAGGCTGTGAGCGGGCACTGGGCGGGCGCTGGGCAGCGCAGGCCGAGCCGTTTGTGAAGCTGCCGCTGGGAGGCGTGGGCTTTGGGCGCATTCAGCTGCGGAGCGCCGGCCTGGCAGTGGGCCTCAAGTATGGGCTGCTGGCCGCCCGGCCCTGA